One genomic segment of Erythrolamprus reginae isolate rEryReg1 chromosome 2, rEryReg1.hap1, whole genome shotgun sequence includes these proteins:
- the APEX2 gene encoding DNA-(apurinic or apyrimidinic site) endonuclease 2, with product MRLVTWNVNGLRAGAGSAGLRQLLDSLGADVICLQETKITRDLLEEPLAIVEGYNSYFSFSRTRSGYSGVATFCKASATPEAAEEGLSGLFTKHSGAVGCYGNTEDFTVDELKALDSEGRAVITRHRICTSEQQETVLTVINVYCPRADPEKPERGDFKLQFYRLLQVRAEALLRAGGHVIILGDINTAHRPIDHCDPGDLESFQEHPGRRWLDGFLWEPAGDSENGNLFVDTFRFLNPSQDEAYTCWCNVTGSRHLNYGTRIDYILADRALALLELTDAQIMPEVMGSDHCPVQAVLKSTCLAALRCPPLCTRFLPEFAGTQQKLSRFLVKVEEAKLPEKGQKRSKGERSALGDLKKRRTGPAQKGQGDLRSFFKAGNLGGGRGQSVLNVVRRGSAEDSGKRPPMESAERIADKCGVEEVSGVTRTLVESPKKTPSKGVTSKAARNCEKNALPSTQNQSVLWKSLLPGPAHPPCCKAHKEPCVLRTVKKQGPNCGRRFFVCARPLGKPSDPRARCDYFLWAS from the exons ATGAGGCTGGTGACTTGGAACGTGAACGGGCTCCGGGCAGGAGCGGGATCGGCGGGATTGAGGCAGCTCCTGGATTCTTTGGGAGCGGATGTTATTTGCTTGCAGGAGACTAAGATAACCC GTGACCTGTTGGAGGAACCCTTGGCTATAGTGGAGGGCTATAACTCCTACTTCAGTTTCAGTCGCACTCGTAGTGGCTATTCAG GTGTTGCAACCTTCTGTAAGGCAAGTGCCACCCCAGAAGCAGCTGAGGAGGGCTTGTCTGGGCTGTTTACCAAGCACAGTGGAGCCGTCGGTTGTTATGGAAACACAGAGGACTTCACAGTTGATGAGCTCAAGGCCCTGGACAGTGAAGGCCGGGCAGTGATAACCCGTCACCGCATATG CACTTCAGAACAGCAGGAAACTGTGCTGACTGTCATCAATGTGTATTGCCCTCGCGCTGACCCTGAAAAGCCAGAACGTGGAGACTTCAAGTTGCAATTCTACCGCCTCTTGCAAGTCCGGGCTGAAGCTCTTCTTAGAGCTGGAGG cCATGTAATCATCCTGGGAGACATCAATACCGCACACAGGCCCATCGATCACTGTGATCCAGGAGACTTG GAATCCTTCCAGGAGCATCCTGGACGCCGCTGGCTGGACGGTTTCCTCTGGGAGCCTGCGGGAGATTCTGAGAATGGGAACCTCTTTGTGGACACTTTCCGCTTTTTGAACCCGAGTCAGGATGAAGCCTACACTTGCTGGTGTAACGTCACAGGATCCCGGCATCTGAACTACGGCACCCGCATTGACTACATCCTGGCTGACCGTGCTCTGGCATTGTTGGAACTGACCGATGCCCAGATCATGCCGGAGGTGATGGGCTCGGACCACTGTCCCGTCCAGGCGGTGCTGAAAAGTACCTGCTTAGCTGCCCTGCGGTGTCCCCCGCTCTGCACCCGGTTCCTGCCTGAGTTTGCTGGCACCCAACAGAAGCTCAGCCGGTTTCTGGTAAAAGTGGAAGAGGCCAAACTGCCTGAGAAGGGGCAGAAACGGAGCAAAGGGGAGAGGTCTGCCTTGGGGGATTTGAAGAAAAGGCGGACCGGACCGGCACAGAAAGGGCAAGGGGATCTGCGTAGCTTTTTCAAAGCGGGGAACTTGGGTGGTGGAAGGGGCCAGTCCGTTTTGAATGTGGTCCGGAGGGGGTCAGCAGAGGATTCTGGGAAACGGCCTCCTATGGAGAGCGCTGAAAGGATAGCTGATAAATGTGGGGTAGAGGAAGTCTCGGGGGTGACGCGGACACTGGTGGAGAGTCCAAAGAAGACACCCTCTAAAGGTGTGACCAGCAAGGCAGCTAGGAATTGTGAGAAAAACGCACTTCCCTCCACGCAAAATCAGTCTGTGTTGTGGAAATCGCTGCTACCTGGCCCCGCGCACCCACCTTGCTGCAAGGCCCACAAGGAGCCCTGTGTGTTGCGGACAGTGAAGAAACAAGGGCCGAATTGTGGACGGCGCTTCTTTGTCTGTGCCCGGCCTCTGGGGAAGCCCTCAGACCCCCGTGCACGGTGTGACTACTTCCTGTGGGCCAGCTAG
- the ALAS2 gene encoding 5-aminolevulinate synthase, erythroid-specific, mitochondrial isoform X1 has product MAPGPIPNPSRPLPPIDVGTHGTGGSSAPRCAVEHGPDPGVSPAPGRRGGEPGDSTKLVGNMASILQCCPFLTRDPSLFLRKVGPLLVNSAQRCPVMVARTFYSSATDLQSEKATSGNTVPIPRWTPGSLPATQCPFMESERQSGQGSFVQEAKPELQEDVKPFKSGVLTSLLREVQCSLRKKLLDSSEVSHLIRDNMPESPVFDYDAFFEEKIQAKKQDHTYRIFKTVNRRADAYPFAEDFSTSEVEAREVSVWCSNDYLGMSRHPRVLQAIDDTLQRYGAGAGGTRNISGTSRFHVALEEELASLHNKDAALLFTSCFVANDSTLFTLARMMPGCEIYSDAGNHASMIQGIRNSGVPKYVFRHNDPDHLEEILRKAKPNTPKIVAFETVHSMDGAICPLEEMCDVAHRYGAITFVDEVHAVGLYGARGAGIGERDGVMGKIDIVSGTLGKAFGCVGGYVASTTSLIDTVRSYAAGFIFTTSLPPMVLAGALESVRILKSPEGQVLRRAHQRNVKHMRQLLMDAGLPVVSCPSHIIPIRVGDAALNTQLCDLLLSEYNIYVQAINYPTVPRGEELLRLAPSPHHTPPMMDYFVEKLLAAWQEVGLPLQVSTSPECHFCHRPLHFALMSEWERDYFGNMGPRYVTLCA; this is encoded by the exons CACAAAACTGGTTGGCAACATGGCCTCAATCCTGCAGTGCTGCCCTTTCCTGACCCGAGATCCATCTCTCTTCCTACGGAAAGTTGGTCCACTGCTGGTCAACAGTGCTCAACGCTGCCCTGTGATGGTGGCACGTACTTTCTATAGTTCTGCCACTGACCTGCAGAGTGAAAAAGCCACCAGTGGAAACACAG TTCCGATTCCCCGCTGGACACCCGGGTCTCTCCCTGCCACCCAGTGCCCTTTCATGGAATCCGAGCGCCAAAGTGGCCAGGGCTCCTTCGTGCAAGAAGCAAAGCCTGAACTCCAGGAAGATGTCAAGCCTTTCAAATCAG GAGTGCTGACGTCCTTGCTCAGGGAGGTGCAGTGCAGCCTCAGGAAGAAGTTGCTGGACTCCAGCGAAGTGTCCCACCTCATCCGGGACAACATGCCAG AGAGCCCTGTGTTTGACTACGATGCGTTCTTTGAAGAAAAGATCCAAGCGAAGAAACAAGATCATACTTATCGCATCTTCAAGACTGTGAATCGCCGGGCAGATGCCTATCCGTTCGCTGAGGACTTCTCTACCTCTGAGGTTGAAGCACGAGAGGTGTCCGTCTGGTGCAGCAATGACTACCTCGGAATGAGTCGCCACCCTCGGGTGCTGCAAGCCATAGA CGACACTCTGCAGCGTTACGGAGCAGGAGCTGGAGGTACCAGGAACATTTCCGGCACGAGCCGATTCCATGTGGCTCTGGAGGAGGAACTGGCCAGCTTGCACAACAAAGACGCCGCTCTGCTCTTCACCTCCTGTTTCGTGGCCAATGACTCCACCCTCTTCACGCTTGCCCGCATGATGCCAG GATGTGAAATCTACTCGGATGCCGGGAATCATGCCTCCATGATCCAGGGCATCCGAAACAGCGGCGTTCCGAAGTATGTGTTTCGGCATAATGATCCAGACCATTTGGAGGAGATCCTTCGCAAGGCCAAACCCAACACCCCAAAGATTGTCGCCTTCGAAACTGTGCATTCCATGGATG GTGCCATCTGCCCCCTGGAAGAAATGTGCGATGTGGCCCACCGCTATGGGGCCATCACTTTTGTGGATGAGGTCCATGCTGTGGGCCTTTATGGGGCCCGCGGAGCCGGCATTGGAGAACGCGATGGAGTGATGGGCAAAATAGACATCGTATCTGGCACTCTGG GAAAGGCCTTTGGCTGCGTGGGTGGCTATGTTGCAAGCACCACCTCCCTCATTGACACAGTGCGCTCCTATGCAGCCGGATTCATTTTCACCACTTCGCTGCCCCCCATGGTACTGGCTGGGGCCCTGGAATCTGTGCGGATCCTGAAGAGTCCCGAGGGGCAGGTGCTGCGCCGTGCCCACCAGCGCAACGTCAAGCATATGCGCCAGTTGCTTATGGATGCCGGGCTGCCTGTGGTCAGCTGCCCAAGTCACATCATTCCCATACGG GTTGGAGATGCAGCCCTGAACACCCAGCTTTGTGACCTGCTCCTCTCAGAGTACAACATCTACGTCCAGGCCATCAATTATCCGACTGTGCCCCGGGGGGAGGAACTGCTGCGGCTGGCCCCCTCGCCTCATCACACCCCACCCATGATGGACTACTTTGTGG AAAAGCTGCTGGCTGCTTGGCAGGAGGTGGGCCTACCCCTGCAGGTCTCAACCTCCCCCGAGTGCCACTTCTGCCACCGCCCACTTCATTTTGCCCTCATGAGTGAGTGGGAGCGGGATTACTTTGGAAACATGGGGCCCCGCTATGTCACCCTTTGCGCCTGA
- the ALAS2 gene encoding 5-aminolevulinate synthase, erythroid-specific, mitochondrial isoform X2, whose amino-acid sequence MASILQCCPFLTRDPSLFLRKVGPLLVNSAQRCPVMVARTFYSSATDLQSEKATSGNTVPIPRWTPGSLPATQCPFMESERQSGQGSFVQEAKPELQEDVKPFKSGVLTSLLREVQCSLRKKLLDSSEVSHLIRDNMPESPVFDYDAFFEEKIQAKKQDHTYRIFKTVNRRADAYPFAEDFSTSEVEAREVSVWCSNDYLGMSRHPRVLQAIDDTLQRYGAGAGGTRNISGTSRFHVALEEELASLHNKDAALLFTSCFVANDSTLFTLARMMPGCEIYSDAGNHASMIQGIRNSGVPKYVFRHNDPDHLEEILRKAKPNTPKIVAFETVHSMDGAICPLEEMCDVAHRYGAITFVDEVHAVGLYGARGAGIGERDGVMGKIDIVSGTLGKAFGCVGGYVASTTSLIDTVRSYAAGFIFTTSLPPMVLAGALESVRILKSPEGQVLRRAHQRNVKHMRQLLMDAGLPVVSCPSHIIPIRVGDAALNTQLCDLLLSEYNIYVQAINYPTVPRGEELLRLAPSPHHTPPMMDYFVEKLLAAWQEVGLPLQVSTSPECHFCHRPLHFALMSEWERDYFGNMGPRYVTLCA is encoded by the exons ATGGCCTCAATCCTGCAGTGCTGCCCTTTCCTGACCCGAGATCCATCTCTCTTCCTACGGAAAGTTGGTCCACTGCTGGTCAACAGTGCTCAACGCTGCCCTGTGATGGTGGCACGTACTTTCTATAGTTCTGCCACTGACCTGCAGAGTGAAAAAGCCACCAGTGGAAACACAG TTCCGATTCCCCGCTGGACACCCGGGTCTCTCCCTGCCACCCAGTGCCCTTTCATGGAATCCGAGCGCCAAAGTGGCCAGGGCTCCTTCGTGCAAGAAGCAAAGCCTGAACTCCAGGAAGATGTCAAGCCTTTCAAATCAG GAGTGCTGACGTCCTTGCTCAGGGAGGTGCAGTGCAGCCTCAGGAAGAAGTTGCTGGACTCCAGCGAAGTGTCCCACCTCATCCGGGACAACATGCCAG AGAGCCCTGTGTTTGACTACGATGCGTTCTTTGAAGAAAAGATCCAAGCGAAGAAACAAGATCATACTTATCGCATCTTCAAGACTGTGAATCGCCGGGCAGATGCCTATCCGTTCGCTGAGGACTTCTCTACCTCTGAGGTTGAAGCACGAGAGGTGTCCGTCTGGTGCAGCAATGACTACCTCGGAATGAGTCGCCACCCTCGGGTGCTGCAAGCCATAGA CGACACTCTGCAGCGTTACGGAGCAGGAGCTGGAGGTACCAGGAACATTTCCGGCACGAGCCGATTCCATGTGGCTCTGGAGGAGGAACTGGCCAGCTTGCACAACAAAGACGCCGCTCTGCTCTTCACCTCCTGTTTCGTGGCCAATGACTCCACCCTCTTCACGCTTGCCCGCATGATGCCAG GATGTGAAATCTACTCGGATGCCGGGAATCATGCCTCCATGATCCAGGGCATCCGAAACAGCGGCGTTCCGAAGTATGTGTTTCGGCATAATGATCCAGACCATTTGGAGGAGATCCTTCGCAAGGCCAAACCCAACACCCCAAAGATTGTCGCCTTCGAAACTGTGCATTCCATGGATG GTGCCATCTGCCCCCTGGAAGAAATGTGCGATGTGGCCCACCGCTATGGGGCCATCACTTTTGTGGATGAGGTCCATGCTGTGGGCCTTTATGGGGCCCGCGGAGCCGGCATTGGAGAACGCGATGGAGTGATGGGCAAAATAGACATCGTATCTGGCACTCTGG GAAAGGCCTTTGGCTGCGTGGGTGGCTATGTTGCAAGCACCACCTCCCTCATTGACACAGTGCGCTCCTATGCAGCCGGATTCATTTTCACCACTTCGCTGCCCCCCATGGTACTGGCTGGGGCCCTGGAATCTGTGCGGATCCTGAAGAGTCCCGAGGGGCAGGTGCTGCGCCGTGCCCACCAGCGCAACGTCAAGCATATGCGCCAGTTGCTTATGGATGCCGGGCTGCCTGTGGTCAGCTGCCCAAGTCACATCATTCCCATACGG GTTGGAGATGCAGCCCTGAACACCCAGCTTTGTGACCTGCTCCTCTCAGAGTACAACATCTACGTCCAGGCCATCAATTATCCGACTGTGCCCCGGGGGGAGGAACTGCTGCGGCTGGCCCCCTCGCCTCATCACACCCCACCCATGATGGACTACTTTGTGG AAAAGCTGCTGGCTGCTTGGCAGGAGGTGGGCCTACCCCTGCAGGTCTCAACCTCCCCCGAGTGCCACTTCTGCCACCGCCCACTTCATTTTGCCCTCATGAGTGAGTGGGAGCGGGATTACTTTGGAAACATGGGGCCCCGCTATGTCACCCTTTGCGCCTGA
- the ALAS2 gene encoding 5-aminolevulinate synthase, erythroid-specific, mitochondrial isoform X3 — MPRSDRLTKKFYLTKGQIDYKSTKLVGNMASILQCCPFLTRDPSLFLRKVGPLLVNSAQRCPVMVARTFYSSATDLQSEKATSGNTVPIPRWTPGSLPATQCPFMESERQSGQGSFVQEAKPELQEDVKPFKSGVLTSLLREVQCSLRKKLLDSSEVSHLIRDNMPESPVFDYDAFFEEKIQAKKQDHTYRIFKTVNRRADAYPFAEDFSTSEVEAREVSVWCSNDYLGMSRHPRVLQAIDDTLQRYGAGAGGTRNISGTSRFHVALEEELASLHNKDAALLFTSCFVANDSTLFTLARMMPGCEIYSDAGNHASMIQGIRNSGVPKYVFRHNDPDHLEEILRKAKPNTPKIVAFETVHSMDGAICPLEEMCDVAHRYGAITFVDEVHAVGLYGARGAGIGERDGVMGKIDIVSGTLGKAFGCVGGYVASTTSLIDTVRSYAAGFIFTTSLPPMVLAGALESVRILKSPEGQVLRRAHQRNVKHMRQLLMDAGLPVVSCPSHIIPIRVGDAALNTQLCDLLLSEYNIYVQAINYPTVPRGEELLRLAPSPHHTPPMMDYFVEKLLAAWQEVGLPLQVSTSPECHFCHRPLHFALMSEWERDYFGNMGPRYVTLCA; from the exons ATGCCAAGATCAGATAGACTAACCAAAAAATTTTACCTAACAAAAGGACAAATAGATTACAAAAG CACAAAACTGGTTGGCAACATGGCCTCAATCCTGCAGTGCTGCCCTTTCCTGACCCGAGATCCATCTCTCTTCCTACGGAAAGTTGGTCCACTGCTGGTCAACAGTGCTCAACGCTGCCCTGTGATGGTGGCACGTACTTTCTATAGTTCTGCCACTGACCTGCAGAGTGAAAAAGCCACCAGTGGAAACACAG TTCCGATTCCCCGCTGGACACCCGGGTCTCTCCCTGCCACCCAGTGCCCTTTCATGGAATCCGAGCGCCAAAGTGGCCAGGGCTCCTTCGTGCAAGAAGCAAAGCCTGAACTCCAGGAAGATGTCAAGCCTTTCAAATCAG GAGTGCTGACGTCCTTGCTCAGGGAGGTGCAGTGCAGCCTCAGGAAGAAGTTGCTGGACTCCAGCGAAGTGTCCCACCTCATCCGGGACAACATGCCAG AGAGCCCTGTGTTTGACTACGATGCGTTCTTTGAAGAAAAGATCCAAGCGAAGAAACAAGATCATACTTATCGCATCTTCAAGACTGTGAATCGCCGGGCAGATGCCTATCCGTTCGCTGAGGACTTCTCTACCTCTGAGGTTGAAGCACGAGAGGTGTCCGTCTGGTGCAGCAATGACTACCTCGGAATGAGTCGCCACCCTCGGGTGCTGCAAGCCATAGA CGACACTCTGCAGCGTTACGGAGCAGGAGCTGGAGGTACCAGGAACATTTCCGGCACGAGCCGATTCCATGTGGCTCTGGAGGAGGAACTGGCCAGCTTGCACAACAAAGACGCCGCTCTGCTCTTCACCTCCTGTTTCGTGGCCAATGACTCCACCCTCTTCACGCTTGCCCGCATGATGCCAG GATGTGAAATCTACTCGGATGCCGGGAATCATGCCTCCATGATCCAGGGCATCCGAAACAGCGGCGTTCCGAAGTATGTGTTTCGGCATAATGATCCAGACCATTTGGAGGAGATCCTTCGCAAGGCCAAACCCAACACCCCAAAGATTGTCGCCTTCGAAACTGTGCATTCCATGGATG GTGCCATCTGCCCCCTGGAAGAAATGTGCGATGTGGCCCACCGCTATGGGGCCATCACTTTTGTGGATGAGGTCCATGCTGTGGGCCTTTATGGGGCCCGCGGAGCCGGCATTGGAGAACGCGATGGAGTGATGGGCAAAATAGACATCGTATCTGGCACTCTGG GAAAGGCCTTTGGCTGCGTGGGTGGCTATGTTGCAAGCACCACCTCCCTCATTGACACAGTGCGCTCCTATGCAGCCGGATTCATTTTCACCACTTCGCTGCCCCCCATGGTACTGGCTGGGGCCCTGGAATCTGTGCGGATCCTGAAGAGTCCCGAGGGGCAGGTGCTGCGCCGTGCCCACCAGCGCAACGTCAAGCATATGCGCCAGTTGCTTATGGATGCCGGGCTGCCTGTGGTCAGCTGCCCAAGTCACATCATTCCCATACGG GTTGGAGATGCAGCCCTGAACACCCAGCTTTGTGACCTGCTCCTCTCAGAGTACAACATCTACGTCCAGGCCATCAATTATCCGACTGTGCCCCGGGGGGAGGAACTGCTGCGGCTGGCCCCCTCGCCTCATCACACCCCACCCATGATGGACTACTTTGTGG AAAAGCTGCTGGCTGCTTGGCAGGAGGTGGGCCTACCCCTGCAGGTCTCAACCTCCCCCGAGTGCCACTTCTGCCACCGCCCACTTCATTTTGCCCTCATGAGTGAGTGGGAGCGGGATTACTTTGGAAACATGGGGCCCCGCTATGTCACCCTTTGCGCCTGA